The segment CGCCCGCCGCCGAATCCGATCACCGCCTTCGTGCGCGGAGTGTCGACCGTCACGACGCCGCGTCCTTCTTCCCGCACCGCCCACGCGAGTTGACCGGTGTCGCTCACGGCACGTCCGGTCTCCGGACGAGGTTCCGCGGGCGCCGGAGGCGCACCGCTCGCGACGGCGACGCGGTGCCGAAGCGGCAGGATCTCCGCCCCCCGGCCGATGGTCTCATACGCACGGCCGATATCCGTGGACCGGGCGATCTCCTGCTCCTGCTCGGCCGTGGAGCCGACCGTCACCAGCCGCACGCCCGGTGCCACGTCCTCCCGCCTGAACATCACCGCCCCCAGCCAGGCGCTCAGCAACCGGACGGGGTCGGTGTCGAGGGCGAAGTAGTTGCGGATCACCGGCCTGGCCCAATCCTCCTGCGACAACCACTGGGATCCCCAACCCTCCCGGTACGCCCATCCCGCGACGCCATCCCAGTCCTGGAGCGATCCATAGGCGGAGGCTAGCATGAACGCCTCGGCCCCGAAGGTGTTCGGTTGTGGATGGTTGTACTCGTCGACGACGAGCGGCCTGCCGGGTCGGCGGTAGAAGGCGATCCGGTTGAGCGGGTACCACCCATCGCGGGCGCCCGTCATGCTCCGGTTTCGCACAAACCAATTGTCGGGATCCCACGGACGGCCGGGAAAGACGGGATGCGACCAGTAGCCGTGCATGGATGTGACGTCTGACTCTACCTGTGTGTCAGTCGGGCTGTAGTCCGCCTGCGAGCCCACGAGCAGCGACCGCACGTGCAGCTCGTCCCGGAGAAACCGAAACTGGTCGGCAAAGAACGCCCGTTGGGTCTCGAAGAGGAACGCCACCCAATCGCGTTGAGCGCCGAGCGTGCGCCCGGTCAGCGCCGCGTGGGCGAGCGGGGGCACCGTTCCTCGCGTGGCGCTCTCGTCGTCGCCGAGACCGACGACCGCATCCTGGAGGAGTGACACGCCGGTCACCGATACCGTCGCGGGTTGATAGCCCACGACGAGATTGAGCTTCGCGTCCGGCTCGGATTCGGTCGCGGTCAGCTCCGCCGCGTATTCATGCCACGCGTCGGTGAGCGTCCAGTCGACGGACTGCGTGACCACACGGTAGGGGGGATGCGCCTGTTGGACGTTGACCGTGATCCGGATGCCGGGCCGGACCGCGCGGGCCCACAGGGTCAGCCGGTACGGACGGTCTTTCTGCAACCGCAGTCGGTTCTGGGAAACGGTGACGTGCCAGCCTTCGGCGTCGACGCGGGCGACCCGCACGTCCATCCGCGGCGCCCCCGGTTGGGGGCCGCCCGCCCCGACCTCCGTCTGAGCGCTCGCATCGCCGTGCAGATCGAGGCGCCAGCCGGTCGTCCCACGCTCGAACCCGCCGTTTGCCAGGAGTTCTGGGCCCGCCGCGGAGGCGCCCGCGGTCCACGCGGCGCGCAGCGCCGCGTCGTCTCGGTAACGCGCGCGCAGCCACCGGTTCCACCTCATCTGGAGTTCCTCGGTGAGGGGATGCAGCGCCGGCGCCGCTCCGGTGATGAGAGGATCGAGCGCGCCTTGATCCCACGAACTCAGCAGCCCGTCCTCGTTGGTCACCTCCACGATCGCAATCGCCGGGTCTTCAGCGTAGGTCAACCCCGTGCGGGGATTGCGGTGCGTCAGGAGCTGCCGGGCGAGCGCCTGGTTCTCGGCGATCACGGGCGTATAGAACGCCGTCACGCCCGTGCCGTCAGACGGCCATCCCTCCGGCACGCTCTGCTGCGCGCCGAGGACGCCGGACGGGTACGCGCTGCGGAAATGGTTCAGCACCAGGTGCACGTAGATGCCGTGGTTGCGGAGTGCCGCAACGACCTCGTCGAGACGGCTGAGCGCGTCGGGGTCCAGCGTTCGCGTGACGGGGTTGAGCCATCCCGAGGGCGCCAGATTGGAGTTTTGGGCGATGCGGACGTAGTTCACGCCCATCCGGGCGAGCCGGGCGGCGACCCGCTCGGCCGTGGCACGGTCGGTGAGCGCCGCGCCGCTCGCGAGGTCGAACCCCCACAGGCGCACGCGCTCGTCGCCCCGGTACAGATGGCCGTCCGAGCCGGCGCGCAGGCGGTCCGCCTCGCCCTCGATCGGCCGGTTCCACCCGCTGAGGTCCGTCGGTCCTGGCGACGCGTCGTCCCACGGCATCGTAAATGGAAAGAGGTTGTCCGCGCCATGAGAGCGCGGCGGCGGAGTCATAGACACGAGCGCCGCCACCAGCCCCACCGCGAGCGCGCGTACGGCCCACAGGGATGCGCGTCCGGACCGAGCCGGGCGAGCTGGCGTTTGACTATCGTTCCACGGTCGCAGAACCGCACCACCCCACCAGGCGTCTCCGCATCGTCGAGGTGCCCCCGGAAGATGCCTCCTGCACGAGCAACAACGTCCAAACACGGTCCGATGGTTCCAGGCGCCGTCCGGACATCGCTCCGGGCCGTCCCGCACTCGTCGCCGATCCGCGCCGCGGTGCGGACCGCCCGGGAGGGAACGGAGATACCGTGCCGTAATAGTGTGCAATTCCGAAGTCCCGAACATCAATCCGCGATGAGGTGACGCATGACGCAACGCCACTGGCCCGCCTGTCCCAGACACGCGCCTCGGTCAGACGGGTCGTTGGGGATCGCGTCGGCGGGCGCCCGCATAGCCGGCGCGATGAATCGGCGTACCTTCCTCCGCACGGGGGCGCGAACGGTCGTGGGCGCGGCCGCGATCGCAGCGGGGAGCGGCTGGCTCGAGGGGGTGCGGGACACCGCAGCCGCGGCGCCCGCGGTCAAGGCGGCCGTCCAGTTCGGCTGGGTCAAGACCGTCGAATTCGCCGGGAGCTTCATCGCAGATGACCGCGGGTACTACACGTCCGAGGGGCTGGACATCGACATGCTCTCGGGCGGTCCGGGGGTGGACGTCGTCACCGCGATCGTGTCCGGGAAGGCCACGTTCGGTTGCGGCACCGGCGCGCAGATCCTGGCGAAAGCGAGGCAGCAGGGCGCCCCGATCAAGGTGCTCGGTGTGCTGTACCAGAAGAGCCCGCTCGCGGTGCTCTCGTTGAAGAAGAGTCCGATCCGAACGCCGCAGGAGTTGCTCGGGAAGCGGGTTGGCGTTGCGGCCGCGGACAGCATTCCGTGGACGACGTGGTTGGCGCTCAACCACCTGGATGCGTCCAAGATCACGCGCGTGCCCGTGCAGTTCGATCCGGCGCCGCTCGTGACGGGTCAGGTGGATGCGTTCCTGTCGTTTGCGACCGAACAGCCGGTGGAGCTACAGGTCGCGGGGGTGCCGGTCGAGTTCTTTTTGCTGGCCGACTATGGGTACGCGTCGTACTCGGGATGCTACTACGTCCTCGAGGACACGCTCAAGAACCGCCGCGACGACGTCGTACGTTTCATGCGCGCCGAGGTTCGCGGGTGGGAGGCGAACGCGGCGAACCCGTCGCTCGGCGCCAAGCTCACGGTCGAGAAGTACGGGAAGGCACTCGGGCTGAGCTACATGTCCCAATATCTGGGGAACAAGGTGACGGTCGAAAAACTAATGCAGACCCCGGTGACCAAACAGCACGGGCTGCTGTGGATGGGGGATGCCGAAATCGCCGCCAACGTGTCCCTGTTCAAGCAGACCGGCATCACGGTCGGCCCGGAGCTGTTCACCTCGGAGGTGCTCCAGGAGATCTACCGCGGGCGGAACCGGGTGTGACCGCACCGGCCGCAGCCGCGCGGCCGGCGGTGGGTGAGCGGTGACAGCCGGCGATGTCGGCGCCGCGACGTCCGCGGCGCGTCCCCCCGCGGGGTTGGTGCTCGACGGCGTCCGCAAGACCTATCGCCTCGGCGGACGGGAGATTCAGGCGATCGGCCGCATGGACCTCCGCGTCGCGGCGGGCGCGTTTGTCGCGCTGTTGGGCCCGTCGGGGTGCGGCAAGTCCACCGCGCTCCGGCTGCTGGCGGATCTCGAGACGCCCACCGAAGGCGTCGTGCTCGTGGAGGGCGCACCGCCGGCGGCCGCGCGCGCGCAGCGCCGCCTGGCCATCGCGTTCCAGGATCCCGCGCTGCTGCCGTGGCGGACGGTCTACGGCAACGTGACGCTCCCGCTCGAGGTCACGGGTATTCGTGTTCCGAAGCACGAGGTGCTCGATCTGATCGCGCTCGTTGGCCTGCGCGGGTTCGAGAGCGCGCGCCCCGGGCAGCTCTCGGGCGGCATGCGGCAGCGCGCCGCCATCGCGCGCGCGCTGGTGACGCGTCCGCGGGTGCTGTTGCTGGACGAGCCGTTCGGCGCGCTCGACGAGATGACGCGTCAACGGATGAACTTGGAGCTCCTGCGAATTTGGGGCGAGCAGGCCCCGACGACGCTGCTCGTCACCCACTCGATCGCCGAGGCGGTGTTTCTGGCAGACCGGGTGGTGGTCATGACCCCGCATCCGGGCACCGTCCGCGCCGAGGTGCCGATCGATCTCGCGCGTCCGCGAGGGCCGGCGCTCCTGCGCAGCCCCTCGTTCCACGCCCTTTGCGACCGGCTCAGCGAGCTGTTGTTTACGGGCGCCGAGACCGATGACGTCGCTGGGCGGTGAGGGACCGGCCGCGGATGTGCCGGCGGCCGGCGCCCGGTCGCACGCCCGCGGCCTGGGGCGGCTTCCCGCGTGGAGCGACGCGATCCTGGGACCGGTCGCGCTCGCGGGGCTGTGGCAACTCGCCGGAACGGTGCTGCCGTGGGCACGCTACACGCTGTCGAGTCCGTCCGCGATCGCGCTCCGCGCGTGGCACGACCTGGCGATCTACCCGACGAACGTGGCCACGACCCTCTCGGAGGCGGGGCGCGGGTTTCTGTGGGGGAACGTGGTCGCGATCGTGCTCGCGCTCGTGATCGTGCAGGCGCCACGGATCGAGGCGCTCCTCATGCAAGTGGCGATCGTGATCTACGCCACGCCGCTGCTCGCGATCGCACCGATCATCGCGGTCGTGCTCCCCGGCGACGAGCCCAAGGTGGTGCTGGCGGCGCTGGCCGTCTTCTTTCCGACCGTGATCGCCGCGCTGATCGGCCTCCGTTCGGCGGACGCCGCGTCGCTCGATCTCATCCACACGCTTGGCGGCCGATCATGGGACGTGCTCCGCAAGGTGCGCGTGCCCGCGAGCGTGCCTTGGATCTTCGCGGGGCTCCGCATCGCCGCGCCGGCGGCCGTGCTCGGCGCCGTGCTCGGCGAGTTCCTCGGGGGGGACCGCGGACTCGGTGTCGCGATGGTAAACGCCATGGCGACGCTGGACACGCCGCGGGTGTGGGGGCTCGCGATCGCGTCCAGCGCGCTCGCCGGCGCCGGGTTCGTGATGGCGGCCGTCGCCGCCCGCGCGCTCGTGACCTGGTCGCCGCCGCTCGACGTGGCAGTGGCATCGATCGGCCGGCTCGCCGGGTCGGCCGTTGGGCTGCCGTGGGCGGCCCGCCGGGCGGGACTGCTGGTGCTCTCGATCGGGGTGATGCTGGGCCTGTGGACGGCGTTCATCACGATCTTCCATCTCAATCCGTTCTTCGCGAAAGACCCCGGCGCGGTCGCGCGCGACCTGTTCGCGGGGCCGCAAGCGCCGGGGGAGCGGGGCGCGCTCGCGCAGGCCCTCGCGATGACGCTCGCCGACGCCGCGGTCGGATTTGCGGCCGGCACGGCTGCCGCGGCGCTCGTGGCCGTCGTCTTCGTGGTGCACCCGCGCCTCGAGCGGGCGTTCATGCCGGTGGCGATCGCGCTCCGCTCCGTGCCGGTGATCGCGATGACGCCGCTGTTGGTGTTGCTGTTCGGCCGGGGGCTCCTTGGCACCACCGTCATCACCGGGATCATCACGTTCTTTCCGACGTTGGTAAATGTGCTGCAGGGGCTCCGCTCCGCGTCGCCGCAGGCCGTCGAGGTGCTGACGTTGTACGGGGCCGCGCCATGGACGGTCGTGTGGAAGGTACGGCTCCCGAGCGCCCTGCCAAGCCTCTTCGCGTCGGTGCGTATCTCGGCGCTCGGTTCGATCCTGGGCGCGATCGTCGCCGAGTGGCTGGCGACCGGGCGCGGTCTCGGGTATTTGATGATCATCTCGCGGGCGCAGTTCCAGTTTCCGATGTTGTGGGCCGCGGGAATGCTCGTCACGGTCGTGTCGGTGGTCATCTACGGGATCATCTCGTGGATCGAGATCCCGGTCCTCCGGCGCTACGCGCCCGGTCAGGTCGATCAATGACGCGGGACGACGCAGGATGAAACGGGGTGGCGCATGGCGATGACGTGGAGCGGCGAGCCGGTCTACGATCGGAAGGCGCTGATCGACGCGGCGGCCGGGCGGCGCGAACTGGACCTCGTGGTGCGGGGCGTTTCCGTTGTCAACGTGTTCACCGGCGAGGTGCGTCCGGGCGACATTGGGATCAGCGGAGGGCGGATCGCGCATGTCACCGGGCCGGGGGAGCCCCCGCTTGCCGGGCGCGAGATGGTGGACCGCCCGGACTGGTTCGCGATTCCCGGGCTGATCGACACGCACGTGCACATCGAGAGCAGCATGATCACGGCGCGGCACTACAGCGAGGTGGTGCTGCCTCACGGCACCACCACCGTGCTCATCGACCCGCACGAGCTCGCCAACGTGATGGGCCTGCGAGGCGTCCGGTACATGGTGGACGATTCCGCTGCCACACCGCTCCGTGTGCTCGTGACGGCACCGTCCTGCGTGCCGTCGGCGCCGTCGGTGGAGACCGCGGGCGCCAGTTTCGGCCGCCGGGAGATCGAGGAGATGCTGACGTGGCCGCGGGTCGTCGGGCTGGCGGAGGTGATGGACTATCCCGCGGTGATCCGGGGCGACGACCGGATGCTGGGGTTGATCGAGGCGGCGGAGGCGGCGGGCGGAATCGTCCAGGGACACGCGCCGCGCGTCCGCGGGCGACTGTTGTCGGCGTATGTTGCGGCCGGGATCGATTCCGACCACGAGAATCGCGAGGCGGTCGACGCGCTCGCCAAGCTTCGCGCCGGCCTCTACCTCGACGTGCGGGAGAGTTCGCTGTCGCCGAACGCCGCGGCCATGGCCGAGGCGCTTCGAGGCCGCGGGTATCTGCCGACCGTCACGCTCTGCACGGACGACGTCGTGCCTGAGGACCTGCTGCGATACGGCCACATCGATCATGTTGCCCGGCGGCTCGTCGAGGAGGGGCTGGACCCCGTGGATGTCGTGCGGTTCGCGACGCTCAACGCGGCCAACCGGATCCGCCGGCACGACCTCGGCGCGTTGAGCCCCGGTCGGATCGCCGACGTGGTGCTGTTGTCCGACATCGGGCGGTTTGACGTTCGCGAGGTCTACCGCGCGGGCCGCCTCGTGGCGCAGGACGGGCGATGCGTCGTCGTGCCGCCGGCGGAGCGCCTTCGCGCCGAGAGCGCCGCCGTGGAGCGCGAGAACACGATCCATCTGCCGGCCGGTCTCGGCGCCGACGCGTTCCGGCTACGCGTCCCGGGAACGCCGGACGGCGACGCGGTAATCCGCGTGATCGACTTCAACGGCCGCAGCGCGCCCGTGCGGACGACCTACGGTACGATGCGGGTCCGGATCGCAGGCGGCGAGGTGACGCTGCCCGCGGGCGACGGACGGCCCGCCGTGACCCTCGCGGTCGTCGAACGCCACGGCCGGCACGGGGGCGTGACCTGCGCCGTCCTCCGCGGCTTCGGTCCGAGCGAGGGGGCGCTCGCCAGTTCGGTGTCCCACGACTCGCACAATCTGACGGTGGTAGGGACCGATCGGGACGACATGCTCGCGGCATGCCGCGCGCTCGCCGAGTGCGGCGGTGGCATCGTGCTCGTGCGCCGCGGGGCGGTGGTCGCAAAGATCGACCTGCCGGTTGCCGGGCTCCTGTCGTTGCGTCCGGCCGAGGATGTCGCCCGCGAGGTCGCGGCGTTCCGGCGCGCGGCCGAGGCGGCCGGGATGGTGGGGGAGCGACCGTTCACCGGTATCGTCTCGCTCACGCTCGCGGTGAGCCCGGAAGCCAAGCTGTCCGACCTCGGACTGATCGACGTGGAGCGCCAGACGCTGCTGCCGATGGTCGTGGGGTAACGCGGCAGACCTGAATCTCGCGACGCTGGGCCTGCTGCTGTCGGCGGCCACCGGTGTGATCGGCGGCACGTCGATCCTCGCCGTACTGGAGCGCCTGCAGACGATCCGCAGCGTCTCGCAGACGGGGAAGCAGACGCTGCGCGGCGCAACCGTACTCGGGTTGACGTGGATCTACGCCCGGACCGCGGACGCTCAATGGAAGGAGTAGACGACGGTGGACGCAACGGCAGGAGGCGGACCGATGCAACTGGGGTTTGTGAGCGCCATTCTTGCGGATCTCTCGCTCGAGGCCGTGTTCCATGTTGCGGCCCAGGCTGGGTTCGATTGCATCGAGGTGATGTGCTGGCCGCGCGGGAAGGCGGAGCGGCGATACGCCGGGGTGACCCATATCGACGTCACGGCGCTGGACGCCCGGACCGTCGCGGACGTGCACGGGTTGATACGATGGAGCCGCGTGCAGATCTCCGCGCTCGGATACTACCCGAATCCCCTTGCGCCCGATGAGACCGAGCGCCGCGTCGCCCTCGACCATCTTCACGCGGTCATCGACGCAGCCCAGCGCCTGGGGCTCTCCCGCGTCAATACGTTCGTCGGGCGGGACCCCCACCGCTCGATCGACGATCAGTGGCCGTTGTTCCGGGAGGTGTGGCCGCCGCTCGTTCAGTACGCCGCGGAGCGGAACGTCTGCCTCGGGGTCGAGAACTGCCCGATGCTGTTCACGCAGGACGAGTGGCCGGGCGGCAAGAACTTGGCGATCAGCCCGGCGGTCTGGCGGCGGATGTTCGAGGAGATCCCCGACCCGCACTTCGGCCTCAACTACGACCCGTCGCACATGATCTGGCAGCAGATGGACGAGATCCGGCCGATCGCGGAGTTCCGCGCGCGGCTGCACCACGTGCACGCGAAGGACGCCAGGCTCGACCGGCGCCGGCTCGACGACGTCGGGGTGCTCGCGGTCCCGCTTGCGTTCCACACGCCGAAGCTCCCGGGGCTGGGCGACGTGCGGTGGGGGCCGTTCTTTTCCGCGCTGACGGACGCGGGCTACGCGGGGCCGGTCTGCGTCGAGGTCGAGGACCGCGCGTACGAAGCCACCCTCGACGATCGCAAGCGCGCGCTGCGGCAGTCCGCGGCGTACTTGAGACAGTTCATCCCGCGGGGCTGAGGTCGGCGGGCCGCGGAAGGAGAGGCCGAGATGCCCGAGGGTCCGAACCTTCCCATTCGCGTCGGCGTCATCGGCGCCGGCTTCATCGGCCCCGCGCACATCGAGTCGCTCCGCCGCCTTGGGTTCGTGCGCGTCGTTGCGCTGGCCGGGAGCAGTCAGGCGTCGGCCGAGCACAAGGCCGCGTCGCTGTTCGTCCCCGCGGCGTACGGGGACTATCGCCGCCTGATCGAGGCCCCCGACGTGGACGTCGTGCACATCACCGCCGCCAACGTCCACCACTACCCGGCGGCCAAGGCGGCGCTCGAGGCCGGCAAGCATGTCGTGTGCGAGAAACCGCTGGCGATGACGACCGCGGAATCCGCGGAGCTCGTTCGCCTTGCGGAGGCGAGCGGGCTGGTCAACGCCGTCACGTTCAACATCCGCTTCTATCCGCTGCTCCAGCACGCCCGCGCGCTCATCGGACGCGGCGATCTCGGCCCGGTGTATCTCGTGCACGGCGGCTACTGGCAGGACTGGCTGCTGCTCGACACCGACTACAACTGGCGGGTCGATCCGGTGGAAGGGGGCGCGTTGCGCGCCGTCGGCGACATCGGTTCCCACTGGCTCGATCTCGCGCAGCACCTGACCGGCCTGCCGATTCGCGCGGTGCTCGCCGACCTCACCACGGTGCTGCCCTTGCGCCGGAGGCCGTCGAGGCCGCTCGACGCGTTTGCGACCGCCGCCGTCGAGCGCACGCCCGTGCGGGTGGAGACCGAAGACGCCGCGACCGTGATGCTGCGGCTCGGCGATGCCGCGCGCGGTGTCATGATGGTCTCGCAGGTGAGCGCCGGGCGCAAGAACCGTCTCGCGATCGAGGTGAACGGCGCGCGCGGCTCGATCGCGTGGGACGGGGAGCGCCCGAACGAACTGTGGCTCGGGCACCGCGACCGGCCGAACGAGACGTTGATCAAGGACCCCGCCCTGCTGGACCCTGCGGCGAGGCCCTACGCACGGTATCCGGGGGGCCATGCGGAGGGATTTGCCGACAGCCACACCGCGATCAACCGCGCGATCTACGACTACCTTCGTGCGGGCGGCCGGCGGTCGGGACGCCCGCCGGAGTTCCCGACGTTCGCCGACGGCCACCGCGAGAACGTCATCGCCGAGTGCATCCTGGCGAGCGCCCACGCGGCCCGGTGGGTTGAGGTGCCGGCGTCGTGACCCCGGTCGGCACTCTGGGCGCGGGCTTCATGCGCGAGATCCACAGCGCCGCATGGCAGAACGCCCCGCAGGCGCATGTCGTCGAGGTGGAGGGATGACGATGGACGGGCTGACGGCCCGCTTGAACGGGCTCTGCGACGCGCAGCCGTTCGAGACGGGCTGGTACCTGAAAGACCTGGCGACGGGGTCGACGGCGCACCGCGGCGGGGACGTCGTGGTGCCGTCGGCGAGTACGCGCAAGATCGCGATTCTGATGACGGCGTTGCGCGCCGTCGAGGCGGGGCGGCTGTCGTTGACCCAGCCCGTGCTGATCCAGGCGAAGCACCAGACCAGCAACAGCGGATGCTTCCAGTTCTTCCTGCCGGATTTCACGCTGCCGCTGCGGGACGTGCTCGTGATGATGATCATCGTGAGCGACAACGCCTGTACCGGCACCGTGGTCGAGATGCTCGGGCTCGACGCGATCAACGAGTTCAGCCGGTCCGTGGGGATGACGGGCACCGCGCACCGCCAACCGGTCCCGCCGAACGTCGATCTCGGCGTGGAGGCGAACCGCGACATCCCGCCCGACCTCAACCGCCTCAACGTGACGACGCCCGCCGACGCGGGCCGGCTGCTCGAGCTGATCTGGCTCGGGACGCACGATGCGGCGGCGGCGGCCCGCCTGGGGTGCAGCCAGGCGCTCTGCCGGCTTGCGCTCGATATCCTCGGCTGGCAGCGGCTTCAGCAGCGCCTCCCCTCGCTGCTCCCGGTCGGGACCAAGGTGGCGCACAAAACGGGCACGGCGGCGCGGAACTTCAACGATGCCGGGATCGTTTTCGAACACGACCGGCCGTTGTTCATCCTCACCGTGTACACTGGGCGCGTCCCGTGGACGCTACCCGACGGCACTCCCGGCAAGGCGGGGGCGAGCCACCACATCGGGCGGCTGTGCCGGGCGTGCTGGGACGTGCTCAGCACCGAGGAGGGCCCGGCCTACACCGGATCCTAGCTCACGAGCCCCTCACGAGGCGCCACAGTTTCTCGCCGGTCAGCGGCAGGTCGACGCCGCGCACGCCGAGGGGCGCCAGCGCATCCAGGACCGCGTTGGCCAGCGCGGGCGGCGCGCCGACGGTGCCGGCTTCGCCGATGCCCTTCGCACCCAACGAGGTGTACGGGGTCGGCGTTTCAGTGAATTCCGCGGCGATCGCCGGGACGTGCGGCGCACGGAGCATGGCGTAGTCCGTGAACGTCGCAGTGAGCAGCTGGCCGGTGTCGTCGTAGACGACTTCCTCGACCAGCGTCTGGCCGAGCCCCTGGACGATTGCGCCGATTACCTGACCCTCGGCGAGCAGCGGATTGACGATCCGGCCGGCATCGTCCACGGCCACGAACTTCAGGATCCGTACCTCTCCGGTGTCGCGTGCGATCTCGACGACGGCGGCGTACGCACCGAACGGGTAGACCATGTCCGGCAGCGAGAAGGTGCCTGAGGTCTCGAGCCCCGGCTCGATGGTGGCCGGGAGGCGGGCCGGTTGGTGCGCCGCCGCAGCCACCTGCCGGAACGTCACCGCGCGGGCGGGCGCCCCTCGGACGGACAGACGGCCGTCGCCCCACTGGAGGTCCGCGTCCGACGCTTCCAGGAGATGCGCGGCGATGCGTCGCATTTTGGTCTTGATCTTTTCCAGCTCGCCCACCAGCGCGGCGCCGCCGACCGCAATCGAGCGGCTGCCGAAGGTGCCGACGCCCGTGGGCATGAGCGCGGTGTCGCCCTGCTGAACCACGATCGTGTCCATCGGCACCTGGAGAACGTCGGCCGCGATCTGCCCGAACGTCGTGTCGTGTCCTTGACCGTGCGCGGTCGACCCGGTGCGAACAATCACCTGTCCGTCGGCGTGCACTGAGACGGCCGCGCTCTCCCATAACAGTCCGCCCGCGGGCTCCACGTACACGGAGAGGCCAATGCCGAGGAGTCTCCCAGCGGCCCGCGCACGCCGCTGCGCTTCCCGCCACCTGCCGTAGTCCACGAGCTCGCACGCGCGGTCGAGCGCCTGAGCGTAGTTGCCGGAGTCGTAGACTGATCCCAACGCGGAGCGGTACGGCAACCGGTCAGGCGGGATCAGGTTGCGCCGGCGCGCCGCGACGGGGTCCACGTTCAACTCGCGCGCCACGAGATCGACCATGCACTCGATCAGGTACGCGGCCTCGGGGCGCCCGGCGCCCCGGTACGCAGAGGTCGGCACCTTGTTGGTCGCGGCCCCGATGATGTCGATCCTGGCCGCGGGGATGTCGTAGACGCCCGTGACGAGCTCGGCCACGCGCGCCGTCGGCATCGCGGTCGCCGGGTACAGGTACGCGCCCGCGTCCGCGACGACCGTGCCCCGCAGCGCCGTGATTTTCCCGTCGGGCCCGACTGCGACCTCGAGGTCCGCGTCGAAGCCGCGTCCGTGGGTGGACGCGATGAAGTTGTCGCGGCGCTGCTCGATCCACTTGACCGGCCGCCCCGTCTCGATCGCGAGGTGCGCCGCCACCACCGCCCCGGATGCCAGGGCCCCCTTGCTGCCGAACGCGCCTCCGACGTCGGGCACAACGACCCGGATGCGGTCTTCCGGACGGCCGAGCATGCGGCTCAGCTGGGCGCGCGGCCGGTAGGGCTCTTGGGCGGAGACCCACAGGGTCAGCAGATCGCCCGCCGGATCATACACCGCGACGGCCGCGCGGGACTCCATCGGCGCCGGCACCACGCGCGGGATGTGGAACCGCCCGCTGACCACGCACGCCGCCGCAGCAAACGCGCCGGCGACATCCCCGCTGCCGCGCGTCATTCGGATGAGGACGTTGTCGCCGAGCGCCTCATGAAGGAGCACGGGCGACCCGAGGGCTGCGCGCGCATCGGAGAGGGCCGGCAGCGGATCGTAGTCCACCACCACCAGCGCCGCCGCGTCGATCGCGGCGGCAAGACTGTCGGCCAGG is part of the bacterium genome and harbors:
- a CDS encoding serine hydrolase, which codes for MDGLTARLNGLCDAQPFETGWYLKDLATGSTAHRGGDVVVPSASTRKIAILMTALRAVEAGRLSLTQPVLIQAKHQTSNSGCFQFFLPDFTLPLRDVLVMMIIVSDNACTGTVVEMLGLDAINEFSRSVGMTGTAHRQPVPPNVDLGVEANRDIPPDLNRLNVTTPADAGRLLELIWLGTHDAAAAARLGCSQALCRLALDILGWQRLQQRLPSLLPVGTKVAHKTGTAARNFNDAGIVFEHDRPLFILTVYTGRVPWTLPDGTPGKAGASHHIGRLCRACWDVLSTEEGPAYTGS
- a CDS encoding xanthine dehydrogenase family protein molybdopterin-binding subunit, with protein sequence MPDRTSDAARPEGRLIGRHLKRREDLRFLQGRGRYVDDIVLPNMAHLVLVPSAHAHARLRGVHIDDAGRAPGVIAVVAAGDLAGRVRPMPVNPLRNAELANTPHPVLAVEKVRYVGEPVVGVLADSLAAAIDAAALVVVDYDPLPALSDARAALGSPVLLHEALGDNVLIRMTRGSGDVAGAFAAAACVVSGRFHIPRVVPAPMESRAAVAVYDPAGDLLTLWVSAQEPYRPRAQLSRMLGRPEDRIRVVVPDVGGAFGSKGALASGAVVAAHLAIETGRPVKWIEQRRDNFIASTHGRGFDADLEVAVGPDGKITALRGTVVADAGAYLYPATAMPTARVAELVTGVYDIPAARIDIIGAATNKVPTSAYRGAGRPEAAYLIECMVDLVARELNVDPVAARRRNLIPPDRLPYRSALGSVYDSGNYAQALDRACELVDYGRWREAQRRARAAGRLLGIGLSVYVEPAGGLLWESAAVSVHADGQVIVRTGSTAHGQGHDTTFGQIAADVLQVPMDTIVVQQGDTALMPTGVGTFGSRSIAVGGAALVGELEKIKTKMRRIAAHLLEASDADLQWGDGRLSVRGAPARAVTFRQVAAAAHQPARLPATIEPGLETSGTFSLPDMVYPFGAYAAVVEIARDTGEVRILKFVAVDDAGRIVNPLLAEGQVIGAIVQGLGQTLVEEVVYDDTGQLLTATFTDYAMLRAPHVPAIAAEFTETPTPYTSLGAKGIGEAGTVGAPPALANAVLDALAPLGVRGVDLPLTGEKLWRLVRGS
- a CDS encoding Gfo/Idh/MocA family oxidoreductase, whose translation is MPEGPNLPIRVGVIGAGFIGPAHIESLRRLGFVRVVALAGSSQASAEHKAASLFVPAAYGDYRRLIEAPDVDVVHITAANVHHYPAAKAALEAGKHVVCEKPLAMTTAESAELVRLAEASGLVNAVTFNIRFYPLLQHARALIGRGDLGPVYLVHGGYWQDWLLLDTDYNWRVDPVEGGALRAVGDIGSHWLDLAQHLTGLPIRAVLADLTTVLPLRRRPSRPLDAFATAAVERTPVRVETEDAATVMLRLGDAARGVMMVSQVSAGRKNRLAIEVNGARGSIAWDGERPNELWLGHRDRPNETLIKDPALLDPAARPYARYPGGHAEGFADSHTAINRAIYDYLRAGGRRSGRPPEFPTFADGHRENVIAECILASAHAARWVEVPAS